One stretch of Chitinophaga pendula DNA includes these proteins:
- a CDS encoding non-ribosomal peptide synthetase, which yields MEHFIDCHTSLYVDDAQKRAIMATLGDHVAIDAVEPLTTTQRDLYLDALKNPRGKGHQVVLYGIIDDEIDLVLWQENLRGFVDENPILRTKLLFVEDQVYQIAVKDTQPLYTLVDYSSSSPAREDIRDLVQKMQFPDQDLTHPLVHHYLLKINQHCYVVLFRIHHVLIDGSCGKIYVEKICNRYYQLLRNIPMDGAIDYAFFNYVPVHLDLFDKPATLDYWKKALAEINIADGQYGNTQQDQVVSELIVVPAAHHAAVAAYCLQHNIKESYYWMLVLAIVYRYQFDITGDFTLRTFAGGRRVHHEGSTLTYEQTLGCFYHIFPVIFPGQLFDGQSAAAEIISGLAAQVSGLGSHRFISMKAQNSLLAGESLTLYYNYQPFWEIAIDGHKSYFEEHYHEMGDQIEFRIAFTHDQLELHLDYNTRYFNGYNFLERILLVSTQLVGEACNIAAITYLLPQEEALFSGLNTGRMLPSSQALITTAWEEAVRQYPERTAATCGSMSISYTALDSNSDHVAAWLQHKQGIKPGDIVGLLLPRSIHTLSLILGIWKIGAIYLPFSDQLPTDRIVTIARTAGLSLLLADDVWLTARRETLPGVNIWPLSAIEEGANGSHIPVSLTAGHPAYIIFTSGSTGTPKGACVTHDGMMNHLLAKKELLNLGTADRIAQNASASFDISVWQLFNALLDGGRTIIYTEETILEMGLFLSRVTNDGITLLEVVPSYLELLLENLSGVQTSLLSDVRYLVVTGEELKPRLVNRWFGHFPHIPVINAYGPTEAADDITHHVITGPVQMESIPIGRPIPNMSIYIVNGHDQRCGIYMKGEICVAGAGVGKGYMNDQIATLKVFTPDPWQPGLPMYRTGDTGRWLPDGTIDFIGRRDNQIKLKGYRIELAEIEQVTEQYPAVTRAVATVIKDTNGMPSLCCYYTATATVTEAALYAFLKARLPVYMVPAHLLQLPVFPLTAHGKINRKTLPLPREIQTTIPDANALPLTADTDLVCRIWCEVLQVNNYTLTDNFFEKGGDSIRALKLINRIRKELKVELPVTGLFRHPDLQYLQQAVSGSQHLEDSGAILSIPVIPPASDYALSFGQQRLLLTEKLSDTGAAYVMVAAVRFTGVLDRAAFEWATDQLISRHEILRVCFTEHEGQLRQVFYPAADHTLSFRDLRLEADPEATMLTLAACEADTPFQLHQPPLFRGTLLQLEDEVFVFLYAVHHLLTDGWSKNIIGIDLARLYNKAIAGDHTPLSALPLQYKDYCYWQRQQLTSDRLQAQQQYWRCTLGGTLPVTTFSPDFKRPSHRRYEGETLEFSISAGLTKQLQDCCIKEGITLFHLTIAAVNLILYQYTGAGTLLIGTSASGRNLSVLEEQIGFYVNTLPLLNTINADLSLKENLSQISRNILAAFEAQEYPFLLMLEDIDAAGNHAIKDLINVYVEYHNYRNQSTELPWQLEGLQSEMIREHHVRALFDIEFNFEIKEEALCLLLIYNKSLYREDAAALIGYQLIQLLEYLPERINECVRTLTTPAASTRDMPEDELFNFSI from the coding sequence ATGGAGCATTTCATAGATTGTCATACCTCCCTGTATGTGGATGATGCCCAAAAGAGGGCTATCATGGCGACTTTAGGAGATCATGTAGCGATAGACGCAGTGGAACCACTGACAACTACGCAACGCGATCTCTATCTGGATGCGTTAAAAAATCCCAGAGGTAAAGGACATCAGGTGGTATTGTATGGTATCATCGATGATGAAATCGACCTGGTGCTATGGCAGGAAAACCTACGTGGATTCGTGGATGAAAATCCCATATTGCGTACGAAACTGCTATTTGTAGAAGACCAGGTATACCAGATCGCTGTAAAGGATACACAACCCTTATATACACTGGTAGACTACAGCTCCTCATCTCCCGCCAGGGAAGATATCCGGGACCTGGTGCAAAAAATGCAATTTCCCGATCAGGACCTGACTCACCCCCTCGTACATCACTACCTTTTAAAGATAAATCAGCATTGCTATGTGGTCCTGTTCAGGATACACCATGTATTGATAGATGGCTCCTGTGGCAAGATATACGTGGAAAAGATCTGCAACAGGTACTACCAGCTCCTGCGGAACATACCGATGGACGGAGCTATCGACTATGCTTTCTTTAACTATGTACCAGTACATTTGGATCTGTTTGATAAACCGGCTACACTTGACTACTGGAAAAAGGCATTAGCAGAAATCAATATTGCAGATGGGCAATATGGCAACACCCAGCAGGATCAGGTTGTATCCGAGCTGATTGTCGTACCAGCTGCGCATCATGCAGCTGTAGCGGCATATTGCCTGCAACATAATATCAAGGAGAGCTACTACTGGATGCTTGTGCTGGCCATCGTATACCGTTACCAGTTTGATATCACAGGCGACTTTACGCTCCGTACGTTTGCTGGCGGGCGACGTGTACATCATGAGGGTAGTACACTGACATATGAACAGACCTTAGGTTGCTTCTATCACATCTTTCCTGTCATCTTTCCCGGCCAGCTGTTCGACGGACAGTCGGCAGCAGCAGAGATCATATCAGGCTTGGCCGCACAGGTATCCGGCCTGGGTAGTCATCGCTTTATCTCGATGAAGGCGCAGAATAGTCTGCTGGCAGGGGAGTCACTCACTTTATACTATAATTATCAGCCATTCTGGGAGATCGCAATAGACGGTCATAAAAGCTATTTTGAAGAGCACTATCATGAGATGGGAGATCAGATAGAGTTCCGCATCGCATTCACACATGATCAGCTGGAACTTCACCTGGATTATAATACCCGGTACTTTAACGGCTATAATTTTCTGGAACGGATATTACTGGTATCCACGCAGCTGGTCGGTGAAGCTTGTAATATAGCAGCTATAACATACCTGCTGCCGCAGGAAGAGGCATTGTTTTCGGGATTGAATACCGGCCGCATGTTACCTTCCTCTCAGGCATTGATCACAACCGCGTGGGAGGAGGCCGTAAGGCAATATCCCGAGAGGACAGCTGCTACCTGCGGGAGCATGTCAATATCTTATACTGCATTAGATAGCAATAGTGATCATGTGGCGGCCTGGCTGCAACATAAGCAGGGGATAAAGCCGGGAGATATCGTTGGCTTGCTGTTGCCACGATCCATACATACGCTCTCGCTGATACTGGGTATCTGGAAAATAGGGGCAATATATTTACCCTTCAGTGATCAGCTGCCTACCGATAGGATAGTCACTATCGCACGCACTGCCGGGTTAAGTCTCTTACTGGCGGATGATGTTTGGCTGACAGCTCGTCGGGAGACGCTGCCTGGTGTGAACATTTGGCCACTGTCGGCTATTGAAGAAGGAGCAAATGGCAGCCATATTCCTGTATCATTGACAGCAGGGCATCCTGCGTACATCATATTCACTTCTGGGTCCACAGGCACACCTAAAGGAGCATGTGTTACACATGATGGTATGATGAATCACCTGCTGGCAAAAAAAGAGTTGTTGAACCTGGGCACAGCCGACAGGATCGCACAGAATGCTTCCGCTTCTTTCGATATCTCTGTGTGGCAGCTCTTTAATGCACTGCTGGACGGAGGGAGGACCATTATTTATACCGAGGAAACGATACTGGAAATGGGGCTGTTCCTGTCGCGTGTTACAAATGATGGGATCACCTTGTTGGAAGTAGTACCTAGTTACCTGGAACTGTTGCTGGAAAATCTGTCAGGTGTACAGACGTCCCTTTTATCTGATGTAAGATACCTGGTAGTCACAGGCGAAGAATTAAAACCCCGGCTGGTCAACAGGTGGTTCGGTCACTTTCCGCATATTCCGGTCATTAATGCCTATGGGCCTACAGAAGCTGCTGATGATATTACCCACCATGTGATAACGGGGCCGGTGCAGATGGAGAGTATACCGATTGGCAGACCCATTCCCAATATGAGTATCTACATCGTCAACGGGCACGACCAGCGTTGCGGTATCTATATGAAAGGAGAAATATGTGTGGCAGGAGCAGGTGTAGGAAAAGGGTACATGAATGATCAGATCGCGACCCTGAAAGTATTTACCCCTGACCCCTGGCAACCTGGTCTGCCGATGTACAGAACGGGAGATACCGGTCGTTGGTTACCGGATGGTACGATTGATTTTATCGGTCGTCGCGATAATCAGATAAAACTGAAAGGCTACCGTATAGAACTGGCTGAGATCGAGCAGGTGACAGAACAATATCCTGCTGTCACCCGGGCTGTCGCCACCGTGATAAAAGATACCAACGGGATGCCCTCTCTCTGTTGCTATTATACCGCCACTGCTACGGTAACGGAAGCCGCCCTTTATGCATTTCTGAAGGCACGGCTGCCGGTTTATATGGTTCCTGCACATTTGCTGCAATTACCAGTCTTTCCCTTGACGGCACATGGAAAGATCAACCGGAAAACACTTCCGCTCCCCAGAGAAATACAGACCACTATACCTGATGCTAACGCTCTGCCACTAACAGCAGATACCGACCTGGTTTGCCGGATATGGTGTGAAGTACTACAGGTAAATAATTATACCCTGACAGATAATTTTTTTGAAAAAGGAGGAGATAGCATAAGGGCATTAAAACTGATAAACCGGATCCGTAAGGAATTAAAAGTAGAACTACCCGTTACCGGTCTGTTTCGTCACCCCGATCTGCAATACCTGCAACAGGCCGTATCAGGAAGCCAGCACCTCGAAGATAGTGGAGCTATCTTATCTATCCCGGTTATTCCTCCTGCGAGCGACTATGCATTATCCTTCGGACAACAACGTTTGCTGCTGACAGAGAAACTTAGTGATACAGGTGCTGCCTATGTAATGGTAGCAGCTGTCCGGTTTACGGGTGTTTTGGATCGTGCCGCCTTTGAATGGGCAACTGATCAGCTGATCAGCCGTCATGAAATCCTACGTGTATGCTTTACCGAACATGAGGGGCAGCTGCGTCAGGTATTTTATCCTGCTGCAGACCATACTTTATCTTTCCGCGATCTCCGTCTTGAAGCAGATCCTGAAGCAACTATGCTGACGTTAGCCGCCTGCGAAGCCGACACACCATTTCAGCTACACCAGCCCCCGTTATTCAGAGGAACCTTGTTACAGCTGGAGGATGAGGTTTTTGTTTTCCTGTATGCTGTCCATCACTTGCTGACTGACGGGTGGTCAAAAAATATTATCGGAATCGACCTGGCCAGATTATATAATAAGGCGATAGCGGGTGATCATACGCCGCTTTCAGCATTGCCATTACAATACAAAGATTATTGTTACTGGCAAAGGCAGCAGCTCACCTCAGACCGATTACAGGCACAGCAACAATATTGGCGGTGCACACTTGGTGGCACTTTACCTGTCACTACATTTTCCCCGGATTTCAAAAGACCGTCACATAGAAGATATGAAGGAGAGACGCTGGAGTTCTCTATATCTGCAGGGCTGACAAAGCAGTTGCAGGACTGTTGTATTAAAGAAGGGATCACATTGTTTCACCTTACCATAGCCGCAGTCAACCTCATATTATACCAATACACCGGTGCCGGAACACTGCTGATCGGCACCTCAGCATCCGGACGGAACCTCAGTGTGCTGGAAGAGCAAATAGGTTTCTATGTAAATACATTGCCTTTACTCAATACGATAAATGCGGATCTGTCCCTGAAAGAAAATCTGTCACAGATCAGCCGTAATATACTTGCGGCCTTTGAGGCGCAGGAGTATCCGTTCCTGCTGATGCTTGAGGATATTGATGCAGCAGGTAACCATGCTATCAAAGACCTGATCAATGTGTATGTAGAATATCATAACTACCGTAATCAGTCGACCGAGCTCCCCTGGCAGCTGGAGGGACTGCAATCGGAAATGATACGTGAACATCATGTACGCGCCTTATTCGACATAGAATTCAATTTTGAGATCAAAGAAGAAGCACTCTGTCTTCTTCTTATCTACAATAAAAGTTTGTACCGGGAAGATGCTGCTGCACTGATCGGTTATCAGCTCATTCAGCTGCTGGAGTACTTACCAGAACGTATAAATGAATGTGTCCGTACCCTAACAACACCTGCTGCAAGTACCAGAGACATGCCAGAGGACGAGTTGTTTAATTTTTCGATTTGA